One segment of Cyprinus carpio isolate SPL01 chromosome A17, ASM1834038v1, whole genome shotgun sequence DNA contains the following:
- the LOC109081343 gene encoding inositol-tetrakisphosphate 1-kinase-like, with translation MQTFLRGRRVGYWLSEKKMKKLNFLAFAEMCRKRGIEVVQLDLSQPLEEQGPLDVIIHKLTDLILEADQNDTQSLLLVQRVQDYIDAHPETIILDPLPAIRTLLDRCKSYQLVHRIEDCMRDVRICSPPFMVLNSECGPDTLEQIKQHGLTFPFICKTRVAHGTNSHEMAIIFNAEDLKDVKPPCVIQSFINHNAVLYKVFVVGESYTVVERPSLKNFPDGPSDRKAIFFNSHNVSKPESSSDLTSRDNVEGVSQPPNDDVIRELCKSLRESLGVSLFGIDVIINNQTGQHAVIDINAFPGYEGVPEFFNDLLNHIISVLQDPSAPPPPGQLPTLGAGERNCAPSQECCGMLGKESDSSPWIVEGDGGLKGPRQRLGCNSAMSPNFQQHCVSTIATKASSQ, from the exons CTTGACCTGAGTCAGCCGTTAGAGGAGCAGGGTCCCCTGGACGTCATCATTCACAAGCTAACAGACCTGATCCTGGAAGCGGACCAGAATGACACCCAGTCCCTGCTGCTGGTCCAGCGTGTGCAG GATTATATTGACGCTCACCCAGAGACCATCATTCTTGACCCACTTCCAGCCATCCGAACTCTGCTGGACCGATGCAAGTCCTACCAGCTGGTGCACAGGATAGAGGACTGCATGAGAG ATGTGAGGATCTGTTCTCCTCCATTTATGGTGCTAAACAGCGAGTGTGGCCCAGATACGCTGGAGCAGATCAAGCAGCACGGTCTTACATTCCCTTTCA TTTGCAAAACACGGGTTGCTCACGGAACTAACTCTCATGAG ATGGCTATAATATTCAACGCAGAGGACCTAAAGGACGTGAAGCCACCGTGTGTCATTCAGAGTTTTATAAACCACAATGCCGTGCTGTATAAGGTGTTCGTGGTGGGCGAGTCGTATACTGTAGTGGAGAGACCATCACTCAAGAACTTTCCCGATGGACCGTCTG ACAGAAAAGCGATTTTCTTTAATAGCCACAATGTGTCCAAGCCAGAGTCATCCTCTGACCTCACATCT AGAGATAATGTAGAAGGTGTTTCCCAACCACCGAATGATGATGTCATTAGGGAACTGTGTAAATCTCTACGAGAATCTCTTGGTGTTTCGCTCTTCGGCATCGACGTCATCATTAACAACCAGACGGGCCAACACGCAGTCATAGACATCAATGCATTCCCTG GGTATGAGGGTGTCCCAGAGTTCTTCAACGATCTCCTCAACCACATCATCAGTGTCCTCCAAGACCCCTCTGCCCCTCCCCCTCCCGGCCAGCTGCCCACTTTAGGCGCAGGAGAGCGCAACTGCGCCCCGTCCCAGGAGTGCTGCGGCATGCTCGGCAAAGAGTCAGACAGCAGCCCCTGGATCGTGGAGGGCGACGGTGGTCTGAAAGGCCCGCGTCAGAGACTGGGCTGCAACTCAGCCATGTCCCCCAACTTCCAACAGCACTGCGTGTCCACGATAGCCACAAAAGCCTCGTCACAATAA